Sequence from the Osmia bicornis bicornis chromosome 13, iOsmBic2.1, whole genome shotgun sequence genome:
AGCCGATGAGGATTATTTCTGGTTTACGCGTTGGTCTTAAAACAGTTACATGTTAAATCCATTAATAAAACAATGTCTTATTAGTATTCAATCTGAGAAATCAGttagaattgaaatttaccatgaatgttaattttccGTTGAAGATTTATTTCTTGCTATATGTTCACGTCAAAGAGGATTAAGTAACGTTGAAATAGACGTATTATCTGAATGAAACCTCTATCTTTATCGATGATTCTTTTTCTAACACTTCGTTAACatgataggggaatgctcgaaaatgaaaatatatacaGCAGTGTTTTTTGAATGGCCACCCACGATGTGAATATAGGTTTTCATTGGGTCAACAACGATTGCCTCAGAATGGTAACGTTGAACTCTCGTTTGATCGAGTTGACAGATGTTATAGGAGCTTTTGGGTCGACTACTGTTTCTTAGTACTTCTACACCACCATTCATTactgataatttaaaaatccaTAGATTTGGTGACCTcaatattgaatatttaaaaagtgtaagaacaatatcagtaacatattaattttacaagcaagtggaaaatttaaattagaaagtGCAAGGATTGCTTCCTGAATAATTACAATCTTAAcgtgttaaaattattttcaaaaaatgttACCCAAAAGAGCTAAGAAGTGCGACAACTTTTTTACTTAAGTATATTTTATCAACAAATGGTTAAATGAACAATTTTATCCACGACCAAAAATATAGGAATCTAAGTACAATTCGAAACGAGGTGTCTTAATACCCTCAATTTGTACAGTAATTGATTCTAATTAATCAGTAATCAACAGTtctaaattgtaatttatatatcTATAAATTgcacaaaaattattaatgaataaaagaattaaatacTTGAGAAGCTATCGATGATCGGTGAGGAAGGAATCCCGCTACACAAACTGCAACTTACATAAAAACCTtccatttttaatttgtaatcaACATTCatgaattattataaacaCGTTTCACAGCGCTTGTTTATTCACatattttattcattcaaTTCATTGTAAAGAATATAAGTAACTGAAGGATCGTAACAAATCagttttataaatttgataaagaggtttctttttattaaaatacattaattatattttgacGTGTGTCATGTACATTTACATCGATTCAAGTGAAACTTCGCATTGAATGAAACTTGATTCCAAGAATTGTAAATTGAAACAGAAATTTCCACGTTATATAACGAGAACAGGTAGGGCGGTTAAATGTGTTTCCTCGGTGGCTGCAGGCGAAACGAGggattctaaaattaaaaggaTATCCAAAACGATCGTTTCGATGGGCAATTGTATAAAGGCTGCCGATCCTTCGATGGCTTCTCTTCCGAGGGGTATCAACGTCGACACTTCACGGATTAGAGAATCGGGGCTGCCAATCATTTTCTTAATTGGAGGACCAGGAGTTGGAAAAAGtaaatcaatttattattatcttatatTGTTCGCGCAATCTGCTTGGTTATACGTCGTATAACCTAGCAGTTCTATGACTGACGTCTAATTTCATGGgcaattttgttaaaaaagatAGACTATAGTAAGTACCTTCAAACATACAGAagcaaaaattttaattttgcttATCTGGgagcaaattttatttaattatggaccaatatatttttcctgatggaaatttaagaaataattcTTTGGTAAAGTGAGgaacctttttattttaattcgatGACTCGATCGTTTCAGGGACGTTATGCAGCAAAGTAGCGGAAAAGTATGGTTTCCTGGGCATAATTAGCACTGATTTAATTCGAACCGAAGTATCCACGCGTACCGAAAGAGCCTTCTTATTGGCACGAATGATGTCACAGGGTCAGCTGGTACCCACGGACGTTTTGATAGAATTGATCGCAGTGAGGATGATTGACTTCTTGGATGAAAAAAACGGATTCATCGTGAGTGGATTTCCACGACATAAAGATCAGTGTAAAGTGTTTGACAAACTAATAAGACCGCCTGATCTTGTATTATTTATGGAAGCAAGAAACTCTGTTCTAAGTGATCGAATAATGGCTAGAGCAATCACTACTATGGAAAGAGTTTCGATCAGCTTCGACTCTATTAGGAAACAAATTAAGCAATTccataaaagaaataaaccgGTAGTTACAtattacaattacaaaaaCTTGCTGGTGATGATCGATGGAGAACCTGAGGCGATTACAGTATATGAAAATGTATGCGAAGTTATCGACAACCTGTTACTTAATTTCCCAACCAGATCGTCTAATGTTGAAGAAATAAACGTGATATCAGACGACATCGTACCAAAAAATAACGAAGAATAAAAGTATTAAGGTTTTAATACTTCTAGGAAGAATTTTTAGCTCAATCGTGGAAAAGATTTTCATCAGAGTGTATTTAgattcattttattatcatAGGGCAATTATTTAGCTTAAGTATAAAGTAGTATAATCGAGGGATTCTCTGTGAATTTGATAACAGATTTATTATGTGTGTTGTGAATCTCAGTAATTAGCACTTTTGATAGCTTCATACTTCGTAGAATGGATGTGGAACCAAATAGTTCAATTTTGTGAACTATTTGTAGCATAATTTATTTCCCtactttaaataaaatcattgaTTCAATTCTCAAAAGGTAcggtgtaaaaaattattgatattcaaatgaatttcaatAGGGTGGTTCAATATAACTCCATTAATGAAGGGTCATAATTGCCAAACTAACTGTCGACTGCACATTTTTTTCCAATGTACACTGGAAATGTGTTTTTGATAGGTATTCGTTGTTCACCCGCGTACGTGTACGTCCATTTATATTCTCACGTACGTCTGTATTTATTCTCATCCCCTGTATGTGTTTACGCTCGTTTTAATCAGTGGATGGATGGTTGCTTCTATTTATGAACGTCCTCACACACTCGAAACTACAATCGCGTCAACGTTTCTGAACCTAACTCACCCTCGTATATATGAGGGTGCATACACCCTGTACACGTTTGGCAAATGCACACATAAACACACGTGCACTTTCTGTGCCACCTATCTGCACGTGAATTCCAGTTCGCATCTCGGTGGATAACTGATAGAACGTTTGCCTGTGCTCGTGCAATGGGTGAGCTACAAATTTTAGAATCGTGGGGGTTCAATCCAAAgacagagaaaagaaaaagtattCATGCAATTGTTAGATGCACTTCAGTGGATATTACATCTGTCTGCAACatgtgaaatttttatttcaaatcgacaAAATTTCTTTGCAACAAATAAGAACTGAACTAACCCTTTATCTCTAATCTCATCAAAGCTACAGTTGTAGCAAATTTTACACCTCCAACAATTTTTCTTGATACTTCTTCATTTCCAACTCGTCAACAGAAATATCTCCCCAAGTATCTTTTTTAATCACCCTCAGTATATCCGCCCCTGCCAGCGTCCATCGCACACTTCTCGCGTTTCATCGTGTACGTGACTGGCTATCGAAAGGTTTTCTCCGGTGTTGGTGTGGGTGGACGGGTGGTTGGCTGCGTTTATGAGGGTGCGGGCCCGAAATTGAAAAGCACCCCAGCGAGAGGTAGGCGAGGGTGGTCGTGCAGCAGTCATTGACAAGCGAAAGACCGTATCAGAGGGTAATCCTATTGGTGGACGGTCGTGTCGCGACGTCCAGACGTCATTGGTCCGCCTTGAATCCACGGGGCGTGGTCTGGAGTTCCTCGAGAGTTGGTGGGGTAAAGGATGCCTGGTTGCATCCCTGGCAACGATTACCGGAAAACCACAGGGTCGTTCGACGCTAGGAATCCAGCATGGCGGACCTGGCAACCCCTCCGGCTCGAttcaccaccaccaccaccaccaccaccaccatcaacCCCAGCCGCTATTATCGAGGCCACTGCGACTGTTCACCACCAAACCGTCCGGGTAGTGGATTTCGCTCGATTTGTCCGGGGGAACACTTCAGGAATCGGAAGTTCGATCGGACGATTAATTGCTCCGTTAACTAGTCTTTTCAAATCCTGACTCTTTGACGACGCAGCGGGAATACAAGACGCTCCGGGTGGATCCTTTGATCGTTAGACGTAcgagaaatttatatttcgtaTTACTGATTTAGATGTATCGCTTTAAGCAATTGATGTTTTGGTAATTGCTTATATTTTAACGCGTTCACTGCCGCAGTAGAAGTAGATGTATGTAGTCAGACATACTGAaactgtaattattattaaggCTAGAAAGCGCCAATCATTGATGACCCTTGTGGCAGTTAATGTGTTAAATAGAACCTATTAATAGTGACGATTTTTCATTCAAActtaaatcaaaattattaatattattatcatttttcattagATAATGTTCAATTGTCGTTACACCTGGTCTGACTGTTGTAATTCATCAAAGAATTATTCGcaaaaaagtaatttattgaaaattataaagaCAGGTTCATCGAGATTTGAGCCACGTTTCAAAGAGCATTTTTTCAAAGCCCATCAACGGTTGGATCCTCCACTTGTACCGTCGTTGTATCTGATTCCAGTAAGCAACATCGAGATACTAGGTATTCCGGCCGATTCAATGAAGGGGCGAAGGGGGTGACAatggagaaagaaagaggagatCGGGGTAGTAAGAGGGAAAGAGAACGAATTTCACTACCACGTAGCCAACGATCAACAATTGCACGATGTTCAGTGGGTGAAGGTAGGCGTCGTCTGGTGACGGTGGCGAAGAGGGTGGGGGTTAGAGCGTCGGCCAGGCGTCAACCGATGCGAAGGGTTGCGCGCACGCGCCGCGACGAGCGTCGTCGACGAAGCGCCGCATCAAACGTGCCGGCTATAGGTTAAATCCTCCCGCTCCTCGTTTTTGTTGTTTTTCCGGCGTTGCCTCCTGATCCCGCCTTCAAAAGTGCCAGCGGACCAATCGGTGGCCCGTGCTCGCGGGACGCCCGGCGTCGAGACACCTCTGCAACCACCAACGACGTCGATCTTCGTGATACGGGACGATCGCGTCGAGCCAACCTCGATCTCTCACCGAGACGTCGACTTCGAGGCATCATCCGTCGTTGGTGCTCTCGGCTCTTTCGAGATTGGTGCTCGAACCACTGTGTCGTCGGGTGGATCGTGGTTCtgtgaaattttcaaaggatCTGCAAGATAGGGTGCTTTTTTATTCGACGTTTGTGCGAAATATTATCAGTTCGTTCGGAGGACTGTAGTGATTTTGGACAGTTTGAACTGTGTGCGCGAGTGCCGAGCTAAATTGGAGCAACGTTGGCAGGTGAGAGGATCTTTGATATATTATTGAACAAATTTGGGAAGATTTGTGTATGGGAAATGGTGTTCGAGGATGTTCTTTATTGGTGCTTCGCAAGAAAATTGTCAATAATCAAAGTTGGGTGATGATTCTGGAAATGTGATAATATATAGATAAGTTATTCCTTGTATTTTACTAACATTTATGTTAAAATTTGTTGCAGTATACTGTCTCTCATTCGACCTGGAATGTTTATGGGTACACCATGAACGGAGCAACGTCGGTCACAACTTCAGAGGAACATCAGCATCAACATCAGCAACCGCAAAATGATGCATCTGCAGAACATCCAAGAAGTCCCACCAGTCCTTTGAGCATACGACATGGTAAGTCAtcaaatcatttattaatCGACGGATTGGCCGGAAGAAAGTAAAGAAAGCATTTGCTTcgaaacaaaatattatttttagtgACAGATGCGCGCGCGACACAGGTAAAACGAACAAAAATATAGAATGATAATTCGTTGCAGAATTTACTGATGATTAAAAGACGAATTGCATGCGAGTGCAGACAATTCGATGCACACGCAAAGAAAATATAACTGCATAAACATTCTTTGTTATAGACAGTGTTCATTTAACGAATGATCATTAGGAAGTATTAATTTCTAACTTTGTTTCTGAATTTTTAAAGTGTTCGTATTTCATATCTTATTATAGCatcaattataaatttaattcaattaaaagtCAGAAGTACAATagtaaaatttcaagaaatgCAACGTTGTTATTTCAGATGTTAAAAAGTTTGGCTTGAATTCATTTCCGTCTTTAAATGTAAAGTTTGCTTTCGGTATAACAAATATTGTTTCTCGAAAGTTTACagtaataacaaaatcatcgATACTTGTCGTTTTAAATCATCATTCAACGACCACTAGACGTTCGCTGCATTTATAAACGATTGACCGTATTAATGCACGTCCAAGAGACAGACTACATAAATCTACCCCCGACGCGCTTTTATTCGAACCGTAGTTCGAGGGTGGTAAGTGGAAAAAGAGGGTGCAACACGGCCAACGAAATTATGCCATTTGAGTAATCAGATTTCGAGCTACCCAAAGAATTTACTGTTATACGATTTTCGTAGTTGTTaaacgaagaaacgaaaatCCTATTCCATAAATGACACATCCCAATTAGATAGAGGAAAGATATTTCTTTAGAATACCCAttgagaattttgaaatttatctctactaaaaataatttatcctTCAGTTATTAATAGACTACGAATGTTTATGCCTTTATagcataattatttcaatactAAAAGGTATATTTCAAACTTCAGGGTTATACAAAATTATCAACCCCATTAAAAAATCAATCTATCAAATATAATCAAAGAACACCGTCAAAAGACGAAAACCAAATCCAGCAGATGTACGAAAACGCGAATCAATTCAACTCGAGTCTCAATCTCAGACAAGTTTGGTATCACGATATCTCCCTAATGCGGTAACAATTAGTCGATAGCAGAGGGTGCGAGGGTGGAGGGTGACCAAAGTGGTCGCTGGTAGTTACGaaacccctttttttttcgaacGTCCCAACCAGCGTCCCCTTTGCTGGTCGTCATTCCACGCAATCCCTACCATGGCTTCTCGATGATCCCATAATACAGGGGCGCAGGTGGCGCCTCGCCATCCACCAGCATTGATATGCTAATGAAATTTGACGCCCCTGCTTTTGCTCGCGTTATATACACGCGTACGCTTTGCATTTCGCGTTCGCGCGAGGAATCCGTCGGCTGGTCACCATAAGGCCGCATAATTTTCCTGTTCTCGTTTAACCCCTGGCAGTGATGGTGCCTCGCGAAAAACCTTTGTCCATATTTAATTACTCTAATGGCGTAACCTTGTCATGATGGCGACTGTGAAAATTCGTCGGCTATGTTTCTATCAGCAACTATGTTGGCTTGGAATAACGGTTTAGTTTGCAAGAAATTGTCAAGTTTTTTCCATAAGGATTTAACCACAGTTCGTTGCTATTTTAAGAATACATTTCACATATCGCAATTTGTGTCTCTCTGTTCGAGTACGATGGGATTAGGGTGTTAACGAGATCGAAAAGCCGACGCGCTTAGGACGTTACGTGAGTTGCATTAATAAGATCGTTTTCAGTTCATCCCTCCTGACTGTAACGACGGAACGATAAGATTGAAATCTTTCTGGTGTAGCAGGATTACGCGTATCAATGAACGATTCGAACGTGCTTTATAGTTTCGATCACTGATTATGATTACAGATGCATATCTGTTAAATTTAAGATGATCAAATCTATGATATTCAATTCGCACCCTTCGTTCATTTAGCTAGCTTATTTTAATGTCATACTACTAAATATTCATTGTTTCAAATCGGGTAATAAATGAAATCGGTAAATGAATATAGAGAaatttgtattctatttttaaaatttctttctttttaaaaacTCTGCGCTAATGAAAGAGGGAAACGACTagcaatttcatttcttcgaTACGATTGATTTTAAGTGCAATCTCTCATGGGGAGTTTCGAGACCTTTTAAATAACTCCGTATAGGGTACagttaaattattttgcaGCGGGTTCGGGGTACAGGACCCTAACCTGATATCGAACTGTTCGCATGGTAATTCGAACGGATCCTGTCTGACCCCGTGGCATTAACGAGACCGGAACGAGTTTTCGATCGGATACGATGCAGTCGACAAATACGATTCCAGGGAGATCTCGCGCCTCGTCGGGGTTGGCAGCGTGACTAATAAACCCGAGTGGAGTAGCGAAATCACATTTCGTTAATCACGCAGATGTTCGTCGGTCTCCGATCTCTTTGCGTTACCTTCTTTCAATTAATATCGTTCACCGAACCGACggaatttattttcttaccAATTTGTCACTCGTTTGCTTTGTTTCTTGTTGCAATTAATTGTACAGTGAGTAGCACCGTAGATGATCCATCAAAATTTCAGGGGTGATCTAGGGTTAATTtcttaacaattttaaaattctggaattttagaatagtgAAGGACATTGTTAGGAGGGCCAGGCCCATCCTACCTACTTTCACCAATATTTCTGTCACTCAAtataaatgttaaatattgaGAAATAATCTTCAATTAAAAGAGCAAATGAAATAACATTCTTATTCCTTCTTGCTTCTTCCTCGacatattaatatttatgctGGATCGCTTTTACCTTCCATGGTTTTTACGAACTCATTTCTCGATGTAAATACTGTTTGCCTTCGCGATTCAGTCAGTAAGCCTTAAGGGATGCGAGAAAAGAAGCGCGCTCTCTTTGGGGTGGAAACCATAGACAATCTGGCACCGATTTTACAAACGAATTCATTAcacaattttttcaattttttccaacTATTCCAAATTGTTCGTGTGTTTCGCCAAAAGTAATCAATAATCGTACATTGATAACCACTTTATCACAGGACATTTAATCGGCTATAAATCTTGCGAACGCCTGCTATCCGGATCGTAAATCCTTCGTGGCGATCCATAACATTTGCGCGTTAGCTGTGagcaattattttatatgcGATCGACGTGTTCACCGGTCCCGCCTCATGAGAATCAATCAAGGGTGGAAGATGGTACTAGGGTTGGTCACAAGAGAAGAGATTTCTAGGATTAGTTGGACGTATCTGCCAACTGATCGAATAGGATGAATCAAATTTGATCGTGGAAAAACTGCGTCGATCGTAAATCTGAAGTCGTTCTATCTAAACCGTATAAATCtcagaataaaaaaaggagaatattgacaggaaaaaaataaaatgtccATTCTTTATCCATTTTTATAGCTCCTTCGGAAAGAAATGTAGCGATACGTTTCTGACTAAAAATGATTGCCGgtgaaaaattgatattaataatCTTCAAATTTTCGCAACGCCACTTGTACTTCTGTAAAAAACTTTTTCGTCGACTGTTTTTTGTGGAAACATAATTTATGAAAACGAAAATGATAATTCGTTCGATTGATAAGGTTTCCACAATTGTGTAAAGTCTGGTCAGGTAGAGAATCAAATAATTCGTGAATATTCGgtattattagaaataacCAATGAAGTATTAATCATATTGcaatgattaaataaaaatgttgctCACTGTACCAATATTATCAATAACTCAAAATTAGGTTTTGCTGAAACAGGCATGGTTCTTGTTAATATTCTAAAGAATTCCACAAATATTCTTACAAttgttcaaaattaaaataaaatatacatatgtataacatctgtaatgaaagaaaatatctCTTTGTATTACTGTTTGATCCAGAGGTACCTAACAGAAAAAGCATTTATTTTCAGACTCTGGAGAGAGCAGTGTAATCTCGCCAGGATTACCAGAACGGTACAGTCCTTTGGGAGCGACAGGATCGACCT
This genomic interval carries:
- the LOC114874867 gene encoding adenylate kinase isoenzyme 1-like, whose translation is MKLDSKNCKLKQKFPRYITRTGRAVKCVSSVAAGETRDSKIKRISKTIVSMGNCIKAADPSMASLPRGINVDTSRIRESGLPIIFLIGGPGVGKRTLCSKVAEKYGFLGIISTDLIRTEVSTRTERAFLLARMMSQGQLVPTDVLIELIAVRMIDFLDEKNGFIVSGFPRHKDQCKVFDKLIRPPDLVLFMEARNSVLSDRIMARAITTMERVSISFDSIRKQIKQFHKRNKPVVTYYNYKNLLVMIDGEPEAITVYENVCEVIDNLLLNFPTRSSNVEEINVISDDIVPKNNEE